A stretch of Coccidioides posadasii str. Silveira chromosome 2, complete sequence DNA encodes these proteins:
- a CDS encoding uncharacterized protein (EggNog:ENOG410PIUC~COG:K): MSMPHPTPTSPPAARLHSCQLCQQRKVKCDRQQPCSGCAKAGTDCVYRAPAPPRRRKRRSPEEILRARLRRYEAILKNLGVNVDANEGTGPGEKDDGPVSSHDAAQAPKDTSKTRPEDVACLGSKLGRLIVVDGKPRFLENALWVSVGDELHTSHDLEDSSTQGGEDDADEIEALMPEQMDRFSPDESRLLFGSAINRPSLLYLHPEPVKIFTLWQKFLENVDPLTKIFHTPTVQQQVLKVSGSLGNMPKPFEALMFAIYLCAVVSLSDEESRGLLGEPRKVVLQRYRLGAEQALINAEFIKSSDVTVLQAFALYLLAMRPHMEAQTLWILSGVALRIAQRIGLHHDGASLQLSVFETEMRRRLWWQIVVLDGFSAELSGVGILGGVHNPPIPLPLNVNDIDLDPNMTGVPVEHNGITEMSFCLLRYTIGRFLRDSRTKHTFDGSWQHLTNPMISIPEKIQELEDLDKLIEQKFLQYCDISIPFHFIVSMVGRCGISMMKHRVYMLGCPGKPGGRSLDREESDTLFANSIKILEYDNLAKSMPNVRRYYWHVEAHFQWHAFIFLLYELRNRTSGEEVDKAWFQIEKVYENRSRFLTDVKNKLIVAAGNLVLKAWEQKVSGVHVPGVEMRVPQFIETLRARRSGILPTKQKLGDNICHQPNTNESPLISDSSALIDGNNSAPLFLFASSVSNSGMGVESSTEMQDPSSVLDGLYAPSQDFDSPNWMEWEALFRHSGIREDREGDI; the protein is encoded by the exons ATGTCAATGCCGCATCCCACTCCAACTTCCCCCCCAGCTGCCAGACTTCACTCGTGCCAGCTTTGCCAGCAGCGAAAAGTGAAGTGTGACCGCCAACAGCCCTGTTCCGGTTGTGCCAAGGCGGGAACGGACTGTGTCTATCGCGCCCCGGCCCCGCCGAGGAGGCGCAAAAGGAGGTCCCCGGAGGAAATTCTCCGTGCGCGCCTCCGCAGGTACGAAGCGATTCTTAAGAATTTGGGAGTCAATGTCGATGCAAACGAGGGCACCGGCCCGGGCGAAAAGGATGATGGGCCGGTGAGCTCCCACGATGCTGCGCAAGCCCCTAAAGACACCAGCAAGACGAGGCCGGAAGACGTCGCCTGTCTCGGCAGTAAGCTGGGAAGGCTGATTGTTGTGGATGGGAAACCAAGGTTTTTGGAAAA TGCGCTTTGGGTAAGCGTGGGCGACGAG CTTCATACGTCCCACGATCTCGAAGACTCGTCGACACAAGGCGGAGAAGATGACGCGGACGAAATTGAAGCATTGATGCCAGAGCAGATGGATCGCTTTTCTCCGGATGAGAGCCGATTACTTTTTGGTTCGGCCATAAACCGCCCGAGTCTCCTATATTTGCATCCAGAGCCAGTTAAAATCTTTACTCTCTGGCAAAAGTTCCTAGAGAACGTCGACCCGCTCACCAAGATCTTCCACACTCCAACCGTTCAGCAACAAGTGCTAAAAGTAAGCGGTAGCCTTGGTAATATGCCAAAGCCGTTCGAGGCGTTGATGTTCGCAATATATCTCTGCGCTGTGGTATCGTTGAGTGATGAAGAATCTCGTGGGTTACTGGGAGAACCGAGAAAGGTTGTCCTACAAAGGTATCGGCTTGGAGCAGAGCAGGCTTTGATAAATGCAGAATTTATCAAGAGTTCGGATGTGACTGTTCTACAAGCATTTGCGTTATATCTC CTTGCCATGAGACCTCATATGGAGGCACAGACACTTTGGATACTCAGCGGAGTAGCCCTGCGAATTGCGCAGCGTATTGGCCTGCATCATGATGGAGCGTCACTTCAGCTCTCCGTGTTCGAGACCGAAATGCGTCGCCGATTGTGGTGGCAGATTGTCGTGCTTGATGGCTTTTCAGCAGAGCTCTCAGGTGTTGGGATACTTGGCGGTGTCCACAATCCGCCTATTCCTTTACCTCTCAATGTTAATGACATCGACTTGGATCCCAATATGACAGGGGTTCCTGTTGAGCACAATGGTATTACGGAGATGAGCTTCTGTCTGCTTCGATATACTATTGGGCGGTTTCTCCGGGACTCAAGAACGAAGCACACTTTTGATGGCTCATGGCAGCATTTGACTAACCCAATGATATCCATTCCCGAAAAGATTCAGGAGCTCGAAGACTTGGATAAGTTGATCGAGCAGAAGTTTCTTCAATATTGTGACATCTCCATTCCTTTTCACTTTATCGTTTCGATGGTTGGCCGCTGTGGCATCTCTATGATGAAACACCGGGTTTACATGTTAGGGTGCCCGGGAAAGCCTGGCGGGCGATCCCTCGACCGCGAAGAGAGCGACACACTCTTCGCCAATTCTATCAAAATTCTCGAGTACGATAATCTGGCCAAATCCATGCCAAACGTGCGACGATATTATTGGCATGTCGAGGCGCATTTCCAATGGCATGCTTTTATATTTCTGCTTTATGAATTGCGGAATCGCACGTCTGGCGAAGAGGTCGATAAAGCATGGTTTCAAATCGAGAAAGTTTACGAAAATAGGTCGCGGTTTTTGACAGACGTGAAGAATAAATTAATTGTGGCTGCTGGGAATCTTGTCCTTAAGGCCTGGGAACAGAAGGTCTCAGGAGTGCATGTTCCTGGCGTGGAAATGCGCGTGCCCCAGTTTATAGAGACGCTTAGGGCCCGGCGGTCTGGTATTCTACCAACGAAGCAAAAACTAGGGGATAACATATGCCATCAGCCAAACACGAACGAATCCCCCTTGATCAGTGATTCTTCAGCGTTGATAGATGGGAATAATTCTGCgccactttttcttttcgcaTCCAGCGTATCAAATTCCGGTATGGGTGTGGAATCTTCGACCGAGATGCAAGATCCTAGCAGCGTGCTCGACGGTTTGTATGCTCCGTCGCAAGATTTCGACTCCCCAAACTGGATGGAATGGGAAGCTCTTTTCCGTCACTCCGGCATTCGGGAAGACAGGGAAGGAGATATATAA
- the PFK1 gene encoding 6-phosphofructokinase, alpha subunit (EggNog:ENOG410PI6N~COG:G~BUSCO:1778at33183) has translation MASYDPPGRLPVPVPKRRRVAILTSGGDAPGMNGVVRAVIRMSIHCGCEAYAIHEGYEGLVQGGELIRRMHWEDVRGWLSRGGTLIGSARCMSFLQREGRLKAAKNMVTRGIDALIVCGGDGSLTGADVFRSEWPGLLDELVKEGELTANQTSPYKTLNIVGLVGSIDNDMSTTDATIGCYSSLHRICEAVDEVFDTAASHQRGFVIEVMGRHCGWLALMSAISTGADWLFIPEMPPRDGWEDDMCEIITQNRRRGKRRTIVIVAEGAQDRSLNKITSDAVKAILSNRLKLDTRVTVLGHTQRGGPACAYDRWLATLQGTEAVRAVLEATPDSPSPIITIRENKIERGSLIDAVAATKKVAKCVAEKRFEEAMQLRDSEFKAYHRAYINTTTPHHPKMLLPQEKRMRIAIIHVGAPAGGMNPATRAAVAYCIARGHTPVAIYNGFPGLCRHHADKPLGSVREVNWLESDSWVNEGGSEIGTNRGLPSEDMPTTAYCFERYKFDALFIIGGFEAFTAASQLRKARKDYPSLKIPIVVLPATISNNVPGTEYSLGSDTCLNTLVNFCDVIRQSASSSRRRVFVIETQGGRSGYIAVMAGLAVGAYAVYIPEEGIDIKMLARDIEYLRHNFATDRGASHAGKIILRNEKASSTYTTQVIADMIKEEAKGRFESRAAVPGHFQQGGKPSPMDRIRALRLALRCVQHLESFSGRSRDEIDADEMSSVVIGIRGSEVVFGPMSGEEGLEATNTDWEHRCPRNQFWMKLRNLVDTLSGRPSESKDGKVKLADDEGWDSGAVSDPCHFCGTPKIAIG, from the exons ATGGCTTCCTACGACCCTCCCGGACGTCTGCCGGTGCCTGTACCCAAACGACGCCGTGTTGCCATCCTCACCAGCGGCGGCGATGCCCCAGGAATGAATGGCGTCGTCCGTGCCGTGATCCGGATGTCCATACATTGCGGGTGCGAGGCGTATGCGATCCATGAAGGCTACGAAGGCTTGGTACAAGGAGGAGAGTTGATCCGGCGCATGCATTGGGAGGACGTGCGTGGCTGGCTATCTCGTGGTGGCACTCTCATTGGTTCCGCACGGTGCATGTCGTTTCTACAGAGAGAAGGCCGCTTGAAGGCCGCAAAGAACATGGTCACAAGAGGAATTGACGCTCTTATCGTCTGTGGTGGAGACGGCAGCTTGACTGGTGCTGATGTCTTCCGATCTGAATGGCCTGGCCTGCTGGACGAGCTCGTCAAGGAAGGAGAACTTACCGCCAACCAGACTTCCCCGTACAAAACCCTGAATATAGTTGGCTTGGTGGGATCAATTGACAATGACATGTCGACTACCGATGCTACCATTGGGTGCTATTCCTCCTTGCATCGTATTTGCGAGGCCGTCGACGAAGTCTTCGACACTGCCGCCTCCCATCAGCGCGGCTTCGTCATCGAGGTCATGGGCCGACATTGCGGCTGGCTTGCACTCATGTCTGCTATCAGCACAGGCGCTGATTGGCTCTTCATCCCTGAAATGCCTCCCCGTGATGGCTGGGAGGACGATATGTGCGAGATTATTACACAG AACCGCCGGCGAGGCAAGCGGCGAACAATCGTCATCGTCGCCGAAGGTGCTCAGGATAGAAGTCTGAATAAAATCACCTCGGATGCAGTCAAGGCTATTCTTAGCAACAGACTCAAGCTCGACACCCGCGTCACTGTCTTGGGGCACACCCAGAGAGGTGGTCCGGCCTGCGCCTATGACAGGTGGCTCGCCACTCTTCAGGGCACCGAAGCCGTTAGAGCCGTCCTCGAAGCCACTCCCGACTCCCCATCACCAATTATCACAATTCGCGAAAATAAGATCGAGAGAGGGTCTTTGATCGACGCTGTCGCCGCGACAAAAAAGGTTGCAAAATGCGTTGCCGAGAAGAGATTTGAGGAGGCCATGCAACTCCGGGATTCCGAATTTAAAGCCTATCATAGAGCCTACATTAACACGACTACTCCCCATCACCCGAAAATGCTGCTTCCCCAGGAGAAG AGAATGCGCATTGCGATTATCCACGTCGGTGCACCTGCTGGGGGAATGAATCCAGCGACCCGTGCGGCAGTGGCTTATTGCATTGCTAGAGGCCATACTCCAGTCGCCATCTACAACGGATTCCCTGGGCTGTGCCGCCACCACGCCGATAAGCCACTAGGTTCCGTCCGCGAGGTAAATTGGCTAGAATCAGATTCCTGGGTGAACGAAGGCGGGTCTGAAATCGGAACCAATCGAGGTCTCCCTTCCGAGGATATGCCCACCACTGCCTATTGCTTTGAACGGTACAAGTTCGACGCTTTGTTCATCATTGGGGGCTTCGAGGCTTTTACTGCGGCAAGTCAGCTTCGAAAGGCAAGGAAAGATTATCCATCACTAAAAATTCCAATTGTGGTCCTCCCCGCTACGATTTCCAACAACGTTCCTGGCACTGAGTATTCGCTGGGCAGCGATACTTGCCTGAACACGCTGGTAAACTTCTGCGATGTGATCCGACAATCTGCTTCCTCATCGCGCCGCCGTGTATTTGTGATTGAGACCCAAGGTGGGCGATCCGGGTACATCGCAGTCATGGCAGGTTTAGCAGTGGGAGCGTACGCAGTGTACATCCCTGAGGAAGGAATTGATATCAAAATGCTCGCCCGCGATATCGAATATCTCCGACACAACTTTGCAACTGACCGGGGTGCAAGTCATGCCGGCAAAATCATCCTCCGCAACGAGAAAGCGTCTTCCACATATACCACACAGGTCATTGCAGACATGATTAAGGAAGAGGCCAAGGGCCGCTTCGAGTCCCGGGCCGCTGTTCCGGGCCACTTCCAACAAGGAGGGAAACCATCACCAATGGACCGAATCCGTGCACTCCGCCTGGCTCTTCGCTGTGTCCAACACCTCGAGTCATTTTCGGGGCGCAGCCGTGATGAAATCGATGCCGATGAGATGTCAAGCGTTGTGATCGGAATTCGAGGTAGCGAAGTTGTATTTGGCCCAATGTCCGGTGAAGAGGGCCTCGAGGCGACCAACACAGACTGGGAGCATCGATGCCCACGCAATCAGTTCTGGATGAAGCTAAGGAATCTGGTTGACACGCTCAGCGGACGGCCTTCCGAGAGCAAGGACGGAAAGGTCAAATTGGCCGATGACGAAGGGTGGGATTCAGGAGCCGTGTCTGATCCCTGTCATTTTTGCGGGACTCCGAAAATTGCGATCGGCTAG
- the DCW1_1 gene encoding hydrolase 76 protein (CAZy:GH76~SECRETED:SignalP(1-17)~EggNog:ENOG410PFRH~COG:G~TransMembrane:2 (n4-12c17/18o59-77i424-445o)) → MAQSLLALVGMLSIVSAIDLNLDDHESIKLAAKTAATGMTSFYTGHHPGGIPGTLPLPYYWWEAGAMFGALIDYWFYTGDDTWNEMTTTALLHQASSTKNFMPLNQTSTLGNDDQAFWGLAALAAAERNFPNPPAHEPQWLALAQGVFNSQAARWNTATCGGGLNWQIFQFNRGFNYKNSISNGCFFNIAARLARYTGNDTYAEWAVRTWDWTKGVGLLTGDYQFFDGSDEKLNCSEVNRIQWTYNAGVYLLGAASMYNYTDGEQIWRERVQGIIDGLRPFFPEQADIMVESSCEPHDNCLTDQRSFKAFLSRWMAETTQLAPFTRELIMPKLRASAMAAAKACTGGNDGKSCGLKWSTGGFDGSVGIGEQMAALEVIQSNLIGSVDPPVTEKNGGTSKGNPGAGVSTGDAIGMQRGIKTADKAGAWITTMILIGVILGGFYFSVS, encoded by the exons ATGGCTCAATCGCTGCTGGCTCTCGTGGGGATGCTGTCAATTGTTTCAGCTATAGATCTGAACCTCGATGATCACG AATCTATCAAACTAGCCGCCAAAACCGCCGCAACCGGAATGACCTCTTTCTACACAGGGCACCATCCGGGCGGGATCCCAGGCACGCTACCGCTCCCATACTACTGGTGGGAAGCCGGTGCGATGTTTGGCGCATTGATCGATTACTGGTTCTACACTGGAGATGACACCTGGAACGAGATGACGACCACTGCACTGCTGCACCAGGCCAGCTCCACGAAGAACTTCATGCCTCTCAACCAAACAAGCACACTAGGGAACGACGATCAGGCTTTTTGGGGGCTAGCAGCATTGGCCGCCGCCGAACGCAATTTTCCCAATCCGCCCGCCCACGAGCCACAATGGCTAGCGTTGGCTCAAGGCGTGTTCAACTCTCAGGCTGCTCGATGGAATACGGCGACCTGCGGTGGCGGGCTCAACTGGCAGATATTCCAGTTTAACCGCGGATTTAACTACAAAAACTCCATTTCGAATGGCTGCTTTTTCAACATCGCTGCCAGATTAGCGCGATACACGGGAAACGACACATATGCAGAATGGGCAGTCCGAACGTGGGATTGGACCAAGGGAGTCGGGTTGCTAACCGGTGATTATCAGTTTTTCGATGGGTCAGATGAAAAGCTGAATTGCAGCGAGGTGAACCGCATCCAGTGGACATACAACGCGGGTGTGTACCTCCTCGGGGCAGCAAGCATGTACAACTAT ACCGACGGTGAGCAAATCTGGCGCGAGCGCGTCCAAGGGATTATTGACGGTCTTCGCCCTTTCTTCCCCGAACAGGCAGATATCATGGTTGAGTCTTCATGCGAACCTCATGATAACTGCCTCACTGATCAGCGGTCATTCAAAGCCTTTCTCTCACGGTGGATGGCGGAAACGACGCAACTTGCCCCGTTCACTAGAGAGCTCATTATGCCCAAGCTTCGTGCGTCTGCTATGGCTGCCGCGAAGGCATGCACCGGCGGTAATGACGGGAAATCATGCGGTCTGAAGTGGTCGACGGGTGGATTCGATGGCAGCGTTGGCATCGGCGAGCAGATGGCGGCATTGGAGGTTATCCAGTCGAATCTAATCGGTAGCGTGGATCCTCCTGTTACAGAGAAGAACGGTGGAACGAGCAAGGGAAACCCGGGTGCGGGCGTGTCTACGGGTGATGCCATAGGAATGCAACGGGGGATAAAGACGGCAGACAAGGCGGGAGCGTGGATAACCACGATGATCTTGATTGGGGTAATCCTAGGTGGATTCTATTTTTCGGTTTCCTAG
- a CDS encoding uncharacterized protein (EggNog:ENOG410PS8N~COG:S~TransMembrane:4 (i12-33o39-61i68-89o119-139i)~BUSCO:14544at33183) — translation MERGSLIRGCLLLMRLLQWASAVIIVGIVSYLINEGPKGAHLIYEEVIAVLSVAFFVPGLVSPFAPAVGWLAFPIDLIFSYLWLTSFIFASQDYSAGAVCSANAPPGQGCAIKHASQSFIFIAFFCTMCSAAMESWNLWTYYNSSRSNTGGHSKELHRESADTAVTGNGGQAV, via the exons ATGGAACGTGGCTCTCTCATACGCGGCTGCTTGCTGCTCATGCGTCTGCTCCAATGGGCGAGCGCCGTGATTATCGTGGGAATCGTCTCATATCTCATCAACGAGGGTCCAAAAGGAGCGCATTTGATCTATGAGGAAGTCATT GCCGTGCTGTCTGTTGCTTTCTTCGTGCCAGGCCTCGTCTCACCATTCGCCCCGGCAGTCGGCTGGCTCGCGTTCCCGATTGATCTCATCTTCTCCTACCT CTGGTTGACCTCCTTTATCTTTGCATCCCAAGATTACAGCGCCGGAGCTGTCTGTTCGGCTAATGCTCCACCCGGACAAGGTTGTGCCATCAAGCATGCGTCTCAATCTTTCATCTTCATCGCCTT CTTCTGTACTATGTGCTCTGCGGCAATGGAGAGTTGGAACCTCTGGACCTATTACAACTCTTCCCGCTCAAACACTGGTGGTCATTCTAAGGAGCTGCATAGAGAATCTGCCGATACCGCTGTCACCGGAAATGGCGGCCAAGCAGTGTAA
- a CDS encoding uncharacterized protein (EggNog:ENOG410QE9I~COG:O), giving the protein MASVPEPEIDQPTADLIVQLQLQDADLYFESAKGKSREPTDEELAFQLQTEEFKNASQFFVDRRMAMSFATAVQVDGPILVDNFVAEENAMRDREIARYCEENGSPVAAAKDRQSNSEPIALDDVQTPDLICDWPRRPLPHQWRRNNQFRE; this is encoded by the coding sequence ATGGCTTCTGTACCTGAACCGGAAATTGACCAGCCTACGGCAGATCTCATTGTTCAACTGCAACTTCAAGATGCCGACCTTTACTTTGAATCCGCTAAAGGGAAGTCTCGCGAGCCTACAGACGAAGAGTTGGCATTCCAGTTGCAGACTGAGGAATTTAAAAATGCTTCCCAATTCTTTGTGGATAGACGAATGGCTATGAGCTTCGCAACCGCTGTTCAAGTTGATGGGCCAATTCTGGTTGATAACTTTGTGGCCGAAGAGAATGCGATGAGAGATCGGGAAATTGCTCGTTACTGCGAGGAAAACGGATCCCCTGTGGCTGCTGCAAAGGACCGCCAGTCAAACTCGGAACCAATAGCACTAGATGATGTACAAACTCCAGATCTTATATGTGACTGGCCCCGGAGGCCACTGCCCCATCAGTGGCGTAGAAACAACCAGTTCAGAGAGTGA
- the ISN1 gene encoding IMP 5'-nucleotidase (EggNog:ENOG410PIQ3~COG:F), with the protein MRDVEHLVNEHIEHQLSGRNGRSTLGMLIPSVGTFFTPLLLEEAFKYQDKKRFISSRRFVPPSFNDIRLTLNTAQLMGLVHRSQVQLITFDGDVTLYEDGASLTPDNEVISRVIRLLRQDKQVGIVTAAGYTSADKYYERLHGLLDMVHSTTELTPAQKKCLIILGGESNFMFEFDPSSPHRLKWVPRSQWLLDEMKGWTERDIKELLDVAEAALRDCVSNLNLPASILRKERAVGIYPLQGHKMHREQLEETVLVAQQRVETSPVGRRLPFCAFNGGSDVFVDIGDKSWGVLCCQSFFGGIDRSKTLHIGDQFLSAGANDFKARLACTTAWVSNPGETVQLLDELAALEGVE; encoded by the exons ATGCGAGACGTCGAACATCTTGTGAACGAACACA TTGAACATCAATTATCAGGCCGAAATGGCCGTTCTACACTGGGCATGCTGATTCCTTCCGTGGGGACATTTTTCACCCCTCTGCTTCTCGAGGAGGCATTCAAGTATCAAGATAAGAAACGATTTATCAGCAGTCGACGGTTTGTGCCGCCGTCGTTCAACGATATCCGCCTGACATTGAATACGGCCCAGCTAATGGGCCTTGTCCATCGCAGCCAAGTGCAGCTGATTACATTCGATGGAGACGTCACCCTTTATGAAGATGGCGCTTCGTTGACGCCTGACAATGAAGTTATATCCCGCGTTATTCGCCTATTAAGACAAGATAAGCAAGTGGGCATCGTGACTGCAGCTGGATATACCAGCGCAGACAAGTATTATGAACGACTCCATGGCCTGCTGGACATGGTCCACAGCACCACCGAGTTGACACCTGCCCAAAAGAAATGTCTGATAATCCTTGGCGGTGAGAGCAACTTTATGTTCGAATTCGATCCTAGCTCCCCTCATCGGCTGAAATGGGTGCCACGCAGCCAGTGGTTGTTGGATGAGATGAAAGGCTGGACCGAGCGGGACATCAAAGAATTACTCGATGTAGCCGAGGCTGCGCTGCGTGACTGCGTGTCGAATCTCAACCTACCGGCGTCGATTCTTCGAAAGGAGCGAGCGGTAGGGATATATCCACTCCAGGGCCATAAGATGCACCGGGAGCAGCTCGAAGAGACGGTCCTGGTTGCGCAGCAGCGGGTTGAAACGTCTCCTGTTGGCCGACGGCTGCCATTCTGCGCGTTCAACGGCGGCAGTGACGTCTTCGTCGATATAGGAGACAAGTCCTGGGGGGTGCTATGCTGCCAGAGCTTCTTCGGTGGCATTGATAGGTCCAAGACACTGCATATCGGCGATCAATTCCTGTCTGCCGGAGCCAACGATTTCAAG GCTCGGCTCGCGTGCACGACAGCGTGGGTCTCGAATCCAGGCGAGACCGTGCAACTGCTGGATGAGCTTGCGGCGCTAGAGGGTGTCGAATGA
- the SRB4 gene encoding RNA polymerase II mediator complex subunit (EggNog:ENOG410PK46~COG:K~BUSCO:5115at33183): MSNSFTLPLRPARQKANREDDLAVKIAQINAQKGSFRDVTEASLLAEIEAARAVGDGEAEAVDVKRGEDEEENREEKLFKSRLEISQFAMNAHMEATYALEFVSLLLSKHTPRQAETSMSPLLKQKVPLGSLGADHIKPPEQSETQKRDVDAVSRGWKLESFDAAANKLLQSAQRLEEDIAAETKYWSEVLKIKEKGWKVCRLPRERQTLGVHFGFLESTQNFRDRGLAALRKGEAGRLILDRGIQLKPPRFVRVRVQRGDQTLGLTMPAISKQLDDQCLDGRIREARDSLYEEELFYELNREARVLLQHGVEIRRDLIKFPADDNKQIFVDLVELDEALPEIGGLEPLDNLLAEGVAKSFRILLSYAHRKNHHRRTRVPPPVTPNKRPAPEYNIIRPLLCYFQHRSHYQWFTSFFGTLSKTLRSAGLKCSYTLCPLMKRPQSRAGSSRQTLTVSSVERLIDTLINPSESIISCNLISQGSVFRVRITTNVNPNGLGSEFELVTNLAHFPAQQSPFRFGLREDVRDLIIHLFTLDLVYLVPSLVKGSASAGASETLISRYTGSQAFVEEESTDENEFAPSPAAKQDDVYLLPWQPTFPQQGELTAYSPARCRTKKLQIQLQSDQLQLRCFWVRHRGPSTKADEQPGERLFTWRAVDMLGEAEESSRPTLQRVMELLGEKYDDQTVQNIGSK; this comes from the exons ATGTCGAATAGCTTCACCTTGCCGCTACGGCCGGCGCGACAAAAAGCTAATCGAGAGGATGACCTGGCCGTCAAAATCGCTCAGATTAACGCCCAAAAGGGTTCTTTTCGAGATGTCACTGAAGCGAGTCTTCTAGCTGAGATTGAAGCCGCTCGGGCAGTGGGAGACGGAGAGGCTGAAGCCGTAGATGTCAAAAGGGGcgaggatgaggaagaaaacagagaagaaaagcTATTCAAAAGCCGGCTGGAGATTTCACAATTCGCCAT GAATGCCCACATGGAGGCGACTTATGCGCTTGAATTTGTTTCCCTGCTTCTATCCAAGCATACCCCTCGACAGGCGGAAACGTCCATGTCTCCGCTTCTTAAACAAAAAGTACCGCTGGGATCCCTCGGAGCGGACCATATAAAACCACCAGAACAATCGGAAACGCAGAAGAGAGATGTCGATGCTGTGTCACGTGGATGGAAGTTGGAGAGCTTTGACGCAGCGGCGAACAAGTTACTCCAGTCGGCGCAGAGGCTGGAGGAGGACATCGCAGCTGAAACAAAGTACTGGTCTGAGGTGTTGAAGATCAAAGAAAAGGGATGGAAGGTGTGTAGGCTGCCCCGAGAGAGACAGACACTAGGAGTTCACTTTGGATTCCTGGAATCTACACAAAATTTTCGGGATCGAGGATTGGCTGCTTTGCGAAAAGGGGAGGCGGGGAGATTGATTTTGGACCGTGGAATTCAATTGAAGCCCCCACGGTTCGTTCGAGTGCGAGTTCAACGGGGAGATCAAACTCTGGGATTGACTATGCCAGCGATATCTAAGCAACTCGATGATCAATGCCTAGATGGTCGAATCCGCGAAGCCAGAGATAGCCTGTATGAAGAAGAGCTGTTCTATGAACTGAACCGGGAAGCTCGTGTTCTGCTCCAGCACGGAGTTGAAATCAGACGCGATCTTATCAAGTTCCCAGCAGACGATAACAAACAAATATTTGTTGACCTGGTCGAATTAGACGAAGCGCTTCCAGAGATTGGCGGGTTGGAGCCCTTGGATAATCTTTTGGCCGAAGGTGTTGCCAAATCCTTCCGCATCCTCCTTTCTTATGCCCATCGGAAAAATCACCATCGGCGAACACGTGTGCCGCCGCCAGTGACTCCAAACAAGAGACCGGCCCCCGAATATAACATAATACGGCCCCTTCTTTGCTACTTCCAGCATAGATCGCATTACCAGTGGTTTACATCGTTTTTTGGAACTCTATCAAAGACGTTACGGTCCGCTGGTTTGAAATGCAGTTACACTCTATGCCCCTTGATGAAACGTCCGCAAAGCCGCGCCGGCTCCTCTCGGCAAACCTTGACAGTATCTTCCGTTGAAAGGCTCATAGACACTCTGATCAACCCGTCCGAGTCGATCATCAGTTGCAATCTTATTTCCCAAGGCTCCGTGTTCAGAGTACGAATCACGACCAATGTCAACCCAAACGGCCTTGGATCTGAGTTCGAACTCGTTACGAATCTTGCCCACTTCCCAGCGCAGCAGTCGCCCTTCCGGTTTGGACTGCGTGAGGATGTGCGCGATTTGATTATCCACCTCTTTACTTTGGATCTTGTTTATTTGGTCCCTTCACTAGTCAAAGGTTCCGCGAGTGCTGGTGCTTCAGAAACTCTGATCTCTCGGTATACCGGATCTCAAGCCTTCGTGGAAGAAGAATCAACCGATGAAAATGAATTTGCTCCATCGCCAGCTGCAAAACAGGATGACGTTTATTTATTACCCTGGCAGCCGACGTTTCCCCAGCAAGGCGAGCTGACTGCTTACTCTCCAGCACGTTGTCGCACAAAGAAGCTGCAGATTCAACTGCAGAGCGATCAGCTTCAACTCCGATGTTTCTGGGTAAGACACAGAGGGCCTTCAACTAAGGCAGATGAGCAGCCTGGGGAAAGACTGTTCACATGGCGCGCAGTGGACATGCTGGGAGAAGCGGAAGAGTCCTCGAGGCCTACACTTCAACGGGTGATGGAACTTTTAGGGGAGAAATATGATGACCAAACTGTCCAAAACATCGGCAGTAAATAA